The Vibrio astriarenae genome contains a region encoding:
- a CDS encoding GH36-type glycosyl hydrolase domain-containing protein yields the protein MMKFGYFDDNNKEYVATTPCTPIKWCNYVGTLNFGGIVDSNGGVLLCKGDPALNRITKYVAQLPNSDFKGSTVYLKVKDSSGKEEIFSPFFTPTLKPLDKFENHTGLSYTTIVSEAFGVRCEVTFFVPSDDEVLIEDIKITNISDGELHVDVVPVFEFTHFDALKQLLNADWVPQTMTLKAHQHGEHTVLEQYAFMKRDYAVNLVTADRPATSFEGDRAKFLGEFGYGSWAAPQALNNEELGNSECLRGDNIAALNLRLGWLSPQQTERTVVQLTQQDSVEAAKPLLEKYRSHDAVDQAFANLNSFWDNYLATVQVETPDPAMNSMLNVHNPRQCHTTKNWSRYLSLYQLGFGARGIGFRDSSQDTLGVITHMPEEAREFIERLLSVQNTNGSAMHQFFPSTMEANAGDSREEEDRPDYYGDDHLWIIYAVTQYVKETGNADFLNKVIPYYQKDKQGKPVEEGTVWDHLCRSIDFTQNNKGAHGLPLLGFADWNDTVNLPTGAESMMVASMFGKALNDMLDLCKLREDEALAEQFRGYYAEMQQTMNECGWDGEWYVRYFDEKGAPIGSHTNEQGQIYTNGQSWPVISGFATPERANQALDSVYNKLNTANGIKLSTPGYNGFDPKLGGVSTYPPGAKENGGIFLHSNPWVMIAESIMGNGDRAYEYYRQINPASKNDSLDTFESEPYCYPQNILGDEHEQFGLGRNAWLSGTSSWTYVAGTQWILGVRPDIDGLIVDPCIPTEWPEFKVRRQFRGATYHIHVSNPNKVSKGVVEMRVNGDRIEGNKAPVFNSGEHTIEVTLG from the coding sequence ATGATGAAATTTGGATATTTCGACGATAACAACAAAGAATATGTAGCAACAACACCATGTACTCCCATCAAATGGTGTAACTACGTCGGCACACTAAACTTCGGTGGTATTGTCGACAGCAACGGCGGTGTTCTTCTTTGTAAAGGCGACCCTGCACTAAACCGTATTACTAAGTATGTGGCACAACTACCGAACTCCGACTTCAAAGGTTCAACCGTTTACCTAAAGGTCAAAGACAGCTCGGGCAAAGAAGAGATCTTCTCTCCTTTCTTTACTCCAACACTTAAGCCACTTGATAAGTTCGAGAACCACACGGGCCTGTCTTACACGACGATCGTTTCAGAAGCCTTTGGCGTTCGCTGTGAAGTGACTTTCTTTGTACCAAGTGATGATGAAGTGCTGATTGAAGACATTAAGATCACAAACATCTCTGATGGTGAACTGCACGTCGATGTTGTTCCTGTGTTTGAGTTCACTCACTTCGATGCATTGAAGCAGCTATTGAATGCAGACTGGGTACCGCAAACGATGACGCTAAAAGCCCACCAGCACGGTGAGCACACGGTTCTTGAACAATACGCATTCATGAAGCGTGACTACGCAGTAAACCTAGTAACAGCAGATCGTCCAGCCACCTCATTTGAAGGCGACCGCGCTAAATTCCTTGGCGAATTCGGCTACGGCAGCTGGGCTGCGCCACAAGCGCTAAATAATGAAGAGTTAGGCAATAGCGAGTGTTTGCGTGGCGACAATATTGCGGCATTAAACCTACGCTTAGGTTGGCTATCTCCACAGCAAACAGAGCGTACGGTTGTGCAGCTAACCCAGCAAGACAGCGTTGAAGCAGCAAAACCTTTGCTTGAGAAATATCGCAGCCACGACGCGGTTGACCAAGCGTTTGCCAACCTAAATTCATTCTGGGACAACTACCTAGCGACCGTTCAGGTAGAGACACCAGACCCTGCAATGAACTCAATGCTGAATGTTCATAACCCGCGCCAGTGTCATACTACTAAGAACTGGTCTCGCTACTTATCGCTCTACCAACTTGGCTTTGGCGCACGTGGTATCGGTTTCCGTGACTCTTCACAAGACACACTCGGTGTAATTACCCACATGCCTGAAGAAGCGCGTGAGTTTATTGAACGTCTCCTGTCCGTGCAAAACACCAACGGCTCTGCAATGCACCAGTTCTTCCCTTCAACGATGGAAGCGAACGCGGGCGACTCGCGCGAAGAAGAAGATCGTCCTGACTACTACGGTGATGACCACTTGTGGATTATCTACGCTGTGACTCAATACGTGAAAGAGACGGGCAACGCGGACTTCCTGAACAAGGTAATTCCTTACTACCAGAAAGATAAGCAAGGTAAGCCTGTGGAAGAGGGAACGGTATGGGATCACCTATGTCGCTCTATCGATTTCACACAAAACAACAAGGGTGCACATGGACTGCCTCTTCTTGGCTTTGCTGACTGGAATGACACGGTAAACCTACCAACGGGCGCAGAGTCTATGATGGTGGCAAGCATGTTTGGTAAAGCGCTAAACGATATGCTGGATCTGTGTAAACTGCGTGAAGATGAAGCGCTAGCAGAGCAGTTCCGCGGTTACTACGCTGAAATGCAGCAAACCATGAACGAGTGTGGCTGGGATGGCGAATGGTACGTTCGCTACTTTGATGAGAAAGGCGCACCGATTGGCTCACACACCAACGAGCAAGGTCAAATCTACACCAATGGTCAAAGCTGGCCTGTGATCTCCGGTTTTGCAACGCCAGAGCGTGCAAATCAAGCACTAGATTCTGTCTACAACAAGCTCAATACCGCAAACGGCATCAAGCTATCAACACCTGGCTACAACGGCTTCGATCCAAAGCTTGGCGGCGTATCGACCTACCCACCAGGCGCAAAAGAAAATGGCGGTATCTTCCTGCACTCAAACCCTTGGGTAATGATTGCAGAATCGATCATGGGTAATGGTGACCGTGCTTACGAGTACTACCGCCAAATCAACCCAGCGTCTAAGAACGACTCCCTTGATACGTTTGAGTCAGAGCCTTACTGCTACCCACAAAACATCTTAGGTGATGAGCATGAGCAATTTGGTCTGGGTCGTAACGCGTGGTTGTCTGGCACATCATCTTGGACTTACGTAGCGGGTACACAGTGGATTTTGGGTGTTCGCCCTGACATTGATGGCCTGATCGTTGACCCTTGTATTCCTACTGAGTGGCCAGAGTTTAAGGTTCGTCGTCAGTTCCGTGGCGCGACTTATCATATCCATGTCAGTAACCCAAATAAGGTGAGCAAAGGCGTGGTTGAAATGCGCGTTAATGGTGACCGAATTGAAGGTAACAAAGCCCCTGTATTTAACAGTGGCGAGCACACGATTGAAGTAACGCTAGGCTAA
- a CDS encoding ABC transporter ATP-binding protein — MAKVEFRNIKKSFGDVEVVKEFDFTVQDGEFVVFLGPSGCGKSTTLRMLAGLESITAGEIYVGEKLMNKVDAKDRDLAMVFQSYALYPHMTVYENIAFALKLKGMPKAEIDEEVRKAAKMLELDALLDRKPKELSGGQRQRVAMGRAMVRTPKVFLFDEPLSNLDAKLRGVMREEIKQLHRELKTTTIYVTHDQIEAMTLADRIVILKDGYVAQVGTPTEVFQRPANKFVAQFIGNPSMNMLDAHLTEKEGEWVVELGDINIPLPERFKALASKNVALHFGVRPTDIHLRAEHVDHDRVLPIPVKIKDKELLGASILLKTEIAGQQLMIETQAAEVDTAEVTLYLDLDAIHLFDSLSEKSLATF; from the coding sequence ATGGCTAAAGTAGAATTCCGTAATATCAAAAAATCATTCGGCGACGTAGAAGTTGTAAAAGAGTTCGACTTCACCGTTCAAGACGGCGAGTTTGTTGTATTCCTTGGCCCATCAGGCTGTGGTAAGTCGACAACACTACGCATGCTAGCAGGCCTTGAGAGCATCACCGCAGGTGAAATCTACGTTGGCGAAAAGCTAATGAATAAGGTTGATGCGAAAGACCGTGACCTAGCAATGGTATTCCAGAGCTACGCGCTGTACCCACACATGACGGTATACGAGAACATCGCATTTGCTCTGAAACTAAAAGGCATGCCTAAAGCAGAGATCGATGAAGAAGTACGCAAAGCAGCGAAAATGCTTGAGCTTGATGCACTGCTAGATCGTAAGCCAAAAGAGCTTTCTGGTGGTCAGCGTCAGCGTGTAGCAATGGGTCGCGCAATGGTTCGTACGCCAAAAGTATTCTTGTTCGATGAGCCGCTATCTAACCTTGATGCGAAACTGCGTGGTGTGATGCGTGAAGAGATCAAACAGCTTCACCGTGAACTAAAAACCACCACTATCTATGTAACGCACGACCAGATTGAAGCAATGACGCTGGCGGATCGCATCGTTATCTTGAAAGATGGCTATGTGGCTCAGGTGGGTACCCCAACAGAAGTATTCCAACGCCCGGCGAACAAATTTGTTGCTCAGTTTATCGGTAACCCATCGATGAACATGCTAGACGCACACCTGACTGAAAAAGAAGGGGAATGGGTCGTTGAGCTTGGTGACATCAACATTCCACTTCCTGAGCGCTTCAAAGCGTTGGCATCGAAAAACGTTGCACTACATTTTGGTGTACGTCCGACCGATATTCACCTGCGTGCAGAGCACGTTGACCACGACCGCGTACTGCCTATTCCAGTCAAGATCAAAGACAAAGAGCTATTAGGCGCAAGCATCCTGCTTAAAACAGAAATCGCGGGTCAACAACTGATGATCGAAACACAAGCGGCTGAAGTGGACACTGCTGAAGTGACCCTTTACCTCGACCTCGATGCGATTCATCTGTTCGACTCATTGAGTGAAAAGTCTCTAGCAACGTTCTAA
- a CDS encoding GH1 family beta-glucosidase, with amino-acid sequence MNKYQLPQDSKLRSPEFVFGVATSSYQIEGGVMEGGRTPSIWDTFCKKPGAVDNGDSGDVACDHYHLWKQDIEMIQGLGVDAYRLSIAWPRILPRDGEVNPEGLAFYEQIIDECHARGLKVFVTLYHWDLPQYLEDKGGWLNRETAYKFAEYADVVSRHFGNKVDVYTTLNEPFVSAFLGYRWGEHAPGIKGEKEGFLASHHLMLGHGLAMPVLRKNAPKSKHGVVFNASPGYALTPADQGAADYADAENYQWFIDPVLKGEYPQLVLDKRADVVPMILEGDLDIISAPVDYIGINYYSRNLVHFDEQGDVKKVIPEGAECTYIGWEIYPQGLRDLMIRLNERYDNLPPIYITENGAAGNDEITQNKVNDEQRVRYFQSHLEALDEALKAGVRIDGYFAWSLMDNFEWAFGYCQRFGIVHVDYNTQQRTLKQSAIAYRNMLIERAEEHNNG; translated from the coding sequence ATGAACAAGTATCAATTACCACAAGATTCAAAACTACGTTCACCTGAATTCGTGTTCGGTGTTGCGACCTCTTCCTATCAGATCGAAGGGGGAGTGATGGAAGGGGGTCGCACTCCATCGATTTGGGATACGTTCTGCAAAAAACCTGGTGCTGTTGACAACGGTGACAGTGGTGACGTCGCTTGCGATCACTACCACCTTTGGAAGCAAGACATTGAAATGATTCAAGGTCTGGGCGTTGACGCTTACCGTCTTTCTATCGCGTGGCCTCGTATTCTGCCACGCGATGGCGAGGTTAACCCTGAAGGCTTGGCATTCTATGAGCAGATCATTGATGAGTGTCATGCGCGCGGTTTAAAAGTCTTTGTCACTCTTTATCACTGGGATCTACCACAATATCTCGAAGATAAAGGTGGCTGGCTAAACCGTGAGACGGCATACAAATTTGCTGAGTATGCCGACGTTGTAAGTCGTCACTTTGGCAACAAAGTTGACGTTTACACCACGTTAAACGAACCGTTTGTATCTGCTTTCCTCGGATATCGTTGGGGCGAACACGCACCGGGTATCAAGGGGGAAAAAGAAGGCTTCCTAGCGTCGCACCACCTGATGCTAGGTCATGGCTTGGCGATGCCAGTACTGCGCAAAAACGCACCAAAATCTAAACATGGTGTGGTATTCAATGCCTCACCGGGCTATGCGCTAACGCCTGCTGACCAAGGTGCAGCAGATTATGCAGATGCAGAGAACTATCAATGGTTTATTGACCCTGTACTCAAAGGTGAATACCCACAGCTGGTTCTTGATAAGCGCGCAGACGTCGTGCCCATGATCCTTGAGGGCGACCTCGACATCATCAGCGCGCCTGTCGACTACATTGGTATCAACTACTACTCACGCAATCTGGTTCACTTTGATGAGCAAGGCGATGTGAAGAAAGTGATTCCAGAAGGGGCAGAGTGCACTTACATCGGCTGGGAAATTTACCCGCAAGGTCTGCGCGACCTAATGATTCGTCTTAATGAACGTTATGACAACCTGCCACCAATTTACATCACGGAAAATGGGGCTGCAGGTAATGACGAAATCACACAGAACAAAGTCAATGATGAGCAGCGTGTACGCTATTTCCAAAGTCACCTAGAAGCCCTAGATGAAGCACTGAAAGCTGGCGTTCGCATCGATGGTTACTTCGCATGGAGTTTAATGGATAACTTCGAGTGGGCCTTCGGTTACTGCCAACGCTTTGGCATCGTACACGTTGATTACAACACGCAACAAAGAACACTAAAACAGAGCGCTATCGCTTACCGCAATATGCTTATAGAGCGCGCTGAGGAGCACAATAATGGCTAA
- a CDS encoding carbohydrate ABC transporter permease produces MSIQALKPSDRTIEIATKILLIALAAVLIVSAIITVFPFFWSALLSTRDRSEIFGTGISLAMGDSLSYNYQRLLEIMPFWQAMFNSIYVAFLGTTISLLFCSMGGYAFAVYKFKGKSILFGMLVGSMMIPPVLSLIPYFMIVKFLGLLDNHLAVWLPFTTTPFGIFLMRQHVVASIPKELLEAAKLDGAGEFRTYWSVVLPLMKPALATLAIVQFVFFWNMFMQPLVVLTTPENYVITQALRSVQGIPNTPWGAVMLGTTISILPLVTAYLFASRQMISGLTSGAVKG; encoded by the coding sequence ATGTCAATTCAAGCACTAAAACCGAGCGATCGTACGATTGAGATCGCAACCAAGATTCTTCTGATTGCATTGGCTGCTGTCTTAATTGTTTCAGCAATCATCACGGTATTCCCGTTCTTCTGGTCAGCACTACTTTCAACGCGCGACCGTAGTGAGATCTTTGGTACCGGTATCAGTCTAGCGATGGGTGATAGCCTGTCTTACAACTACCAGCGTCTATTGGAAATCATGCCATTTTGGCAAGCAATGTTTAACTCTATCTACGTTGCATTCCTAGGCACAACCATCTCACTACTGTTCTGTAGTATGGGTGGTTACGCGTTTGCTGTGTACAAGTTCAAAGGCAAGAGCATCCTATTTGGCATGCTTGTGGGCTCCATGATGATTCCACCAGTACTTAGCCTTATCCCTTACTTCATGATTGTGAAGTTCTTGGGACTACTGGATAACCACCTTGCGGTATGGCTGCCGTTCACGACGACACCATTTGGTATCTTCCTGATGCGCCAACACGTCGTCGCTTCAATTCCTAAAGAGCTTCTAGAAGCGGCAAAACTCGATGGCGCTGGTGAGTTCCGTACCTACTGGAGTGTTGTACTGCCGCTCATGAAACCGGCACTCGCAACCCTTGCGATCGTTCAGTTTGTCTTCTTCTGGAACATGTTCATGCAACCACTCGTTGTACTAACAACACCAGAGAACTACGTCATCACTCAGGCACTACGAAGTGTACAAGGGATTCCGAACACACCTTGGGGTGCGGTAATGCTGGGTACAACGATTTCGATTCTACCTCTGGTCACCGCTTATCTGTTCGCATCTCGCCAGATGATCAGTGGTCTAACATCCGGTGCGGTTAAGGGTTAA
- a CDS encoding carbohydrate ABC transporter permease: protein MNQAASKVLDSNDGRTSLFSWLNLKALTPYGFLLPFLVIFSVFGIFPLLFSVFLSFHEWNPVEGLGAMEYVGFENYHLALTDPWLWRSLKNTFWLAITSGVAQHLVALPVAYILVSLGDRLRHWLTSAYFLPFITSTVAASLIFFNMYSPNSGIINQSLMALADSSLFGWAFSWVNDYQPIRWLEDSTMIKPSIAFMVFWKYTGFNIVLYTTGLMTIPKEILEAARMDGANAVRRFFSISLPMIRPFVFFAITMTIIGNLQLFEEPFVLTRGTGGTGQAGLTISMYLYKVGWEWLEMGTASAISWLLFALIAACTSIQFFFFGKKGLGEQ, encoded by the coding sequence ATGAATCAAGCTGCAAGCAAGGTTTTAGACTCTAATGATGGGCGCACAAGCCTTTTTTCTTGGCTAAATTTGAAAGCGCTTACACCATACGGGTTCCTATTGCCGTTTTTGGTCATTTTTTCAGTATTTGGAATCTTTCCACTACTGTTTTCCGTTTTTCTATCATTCCATGAATGGAACCCAGTCGAGGGGCTCGGTGCAATGGAGTATGTTGGGTTCGAGAACTACCATCTCGCACTGACAGACCCATGGCTATGGCGCTCACTGAAGAACACATTCTGGCTAGCAATTACATCAGGTGTCGCACAGCACTTAGTGGCACTGCCGGTGGCATACATCCTAGTTTCGCTTGGTGACCGTCTTCGTCACTGGCTAACATCGGCATACTTCCTACCGTTCATCACATCAACGGTAGCGGCATCACTGATCTTCTTTAACATGTACTCGCCAAACTCAGGCATCATCAACCAATCATTGATGGCGCTGGCTGATAGCTCTCTATTCGGCTGGGCATTTAGCTGGGTTAACGATTACCAGCCAATCCGTTGGCTAGAAGACTCCACCATGATCAAGCCATCAATCGCTTTCATGGTTTTCTGGAAATACACCGGTTTCAACATCGTTCTTTACACCACAGGTCTAATGACGATTCCTAAAGAGATTCTAGAAGCCGCTCGCATGGACGGCGCAAACGCAGTTCGTCGCTTCTTCAGCATCTCACTACCAATGATTCGCCCGTTCGTCTTCTTTGCAATCACCATGACTATCATCGGTAACTTGCAGCTATTCGAAGAACCGTTCGTACTGACTCGCGGTACTGGTGGTACGGGTCAAGCAGGTCTAACTATCTCTATGTACCTCTACAAAGTGGGTTGGGAATGGCTAGAAATGGGTACAGCATCAGCAATTTCATGGCTACTGTTCGCTCTAATTGCAGCTTGTACTTCAATCCAATTCTTCTTCTTTGGTAAGAAAGGTCTAGGGGAGCAATAA
- a CDS encoding extracellular solute-binding protein — translation MKLKTLSLSVALGLGLATTAAVADNHIRFDGFPDFDSSLKVLLPEFEKESGIKVDYLMNNHGDHHTKLTTNLATGSGAGDVIVVDVEKIGPFVASGGLVNLSETYGADKFAESFAPYAWAQGKGGDGDVYGIPVDLGPGVMYYRTDVFEKAGIDINDAIKDWDSYIAAGEKLKEKNVQLIASAADVAQAIIFTTVPEGEGLYFDMDGNPVVTSDRFVHAFEVAKQIREKGLDGRILAWSNEWYEGFRNGTFATQLSGAWLLGHLNNWIAPDTAGNWGVEHLPDGIYGSWGGSFLSIPTQSANPDEAWKLIEYMTTKRDVQLKHFETIAAFPANVTTYDDPMFEEEIEFLGGQKARLLFADVAKNIKPVAPAKGDHVARSIILENALMEVLDEGKDIKTALADAERLIKRRTRNL, via the coding sequence ATGAAACTAAAGACTTTATCGCTGTCTGTCGCACTGGGCCTTGGACTGGCTACTACGGCCGCTGTCGCTGACAACCATATCCGTTTTGACGGCTTTCCTGACTTCGATAGCAGCTTGAAAGTTCTACTACCAGAGTTTGAAAAAGAGAGTGGCATCAAGGTTGACTACCTAATGAACAACCACGGTGACCACCACACTAAACTGACGACTAACCTAGCAACAGGCTCTGGTGCTGGTGACGTCATCGTAGTAGACGTTGAAAAGATCGGTCCTTTCGTTGCTTCAGGCGGTCTAGTAAACCTTTCTGAAACTTACGGCGCAGACAAATTTGCTGAAAGCTTTGCACCTTACGCATGGGCACAAGGTAAAGGCGGTGACGGCGACGTTTACGGTATCCCTGTCGATCTAGGTCCAGGTGTTATGTACTACCGTACTGACGTATTTGAAAAAGCGGGCATCGATATCAACGACGCAATCAAGGATTGGGATTCTTACATCGCAGCCGGTGAAAAACTGAAAGAGAAGAACGTTCAGCTTATCGCATCAGCGGCTGACGTAGCGCAAGCAATCATCTTTACAACTGTACCTGAAGGCGAAGGTCTGTACTTCGACATGGATGGTAACCCTGTTGTGACTTCTGACCGTTTTGTTCACGCATTCGAAGTTGCTAAGCAAATTCGTGAAAAGGGTCTAGATGGTCGCATCCTAGCTTGGTCTAACGAGTGGTACGAAGGCTTCCGTAACGGCACATTCGCAACTCAGCTATCTGGTGCATGGCTACTTGGCCACCTAAACAACTGGATTGCTCCTGATACTGCGGGCAACTGGGGCGTTGAGCACCTTCCTGATGGCATCTACGGTAGCTGGGGTGGTTCATTCCTATCAATCCCAACACAATCAGCTAACCCAGATGAAGCTTGGAAGCTTATCGAATACATGACAACAAAACGTGATGTACAGCTTAAGCACTTTGAAACTATCGCTGCCTTCCCTGCAAACGTGACAACTTACGATGACCCAATGTTCGAAGAAGAGATCGAATTCCTAGGTGGTCAAAAGGCTCGTCTACTGTTTGCTGATGTTGCGAAAAACATCAAGCCAGTGGCTCCTGCAAAAGGCGACCACGTAGCGCGCTCAATCATTCTTGAGAACGCGCTAATGGAAGTTCTAGATGAAGGTAAAGATATCAAGACAGCACTTGCTGATGCAGAGCGTCTAATCAAGCGCCGCACACGTAATCTATAA
- a CDS encoding LacI family DNA-binding transcriptional regulator, with translation MATIKDVSEQAGVSQATVSRVINGTSRVSHDKKLKVEKAIKDLGYRPNSIAQALASSRSGSIGVIVPELGGPFYSSILHCIEEKLRQFGYHVIVTAGGNTEKGQRESVEFLLSRRVDALIMHCQQLTDDYLINLEDQGIISVLVNRFVPELKNSCINIDNEHGAELVTDYLIEMGHKKIACITGPLDKSDARGRLQGYRNALENAGIDYDESLVIESGFTEETGISATHKLLRRGCEFSALFACNDHMAAAAAEVLTDAGFRVPQDISLVGFDDVLFARYLTPSLTTVNFPIEQMSVEAVQLTIQKLHKNKQDVNFRLSPKLVIRDSVNLLPTTL, from the coding sequence GTGGCAACAATCAAAGACGTCTCAGAACAGGCAGGTGTTTCGCAAGCAACAGTCTCGCGAGTTATCAATGGCACGAGCCGTGTGAGCCACGACAAGAAGTTAAAAGTTGAAAAGGCAATCAAAGATTTAGGTTACCGCCCTAACTCTATCGCCCAAGCCCTAGCATCGAGCCGCAGTGGCAGCATTGGTGTGATTGTTCCCGAGCTTGGTGGCCCTTTCTACTCAAGTATTTTGCACTGCATTGAAGAGAAACTGCGCCAGTTTGGCTATCACGTCATTGTTACGGCTGGCGGCAACACTGAAAAAGGACAAAGAGAATCGGTTGAGTTTTTATTAAGTCGTCGTGTTGATGCCCTCATCATGCACTGCCAACAGCTGACAGATGACTACCTAATCAACCTAGAGGATCAAGGCATCATCTCGGTTTTAGTCAATCGATTTGTGCCAGAGCTAAAAAACAGCTGTATCAATATCGATAACGAGCACGGTGCTGAGTTAGTGACCGACTATCTAATCGAAATGGGTCACAAGAAGATTGCGTGTATTACCGGCCCACTTGATAAGTCTGATGCTCGCGGCCGACTACAAGGCTACCGCAATGCCCTTGAAAACGCCGGTATCGATTATGACGAATCATTAGTAATTGAATCAGGATTTACAGAAGAAACAGGGATCAGCGCAACCCATAAGCTTTTGCGCCGAGGGTGTGAGTTTTCTGCCCTGTTTGCTTGTAATGACCATATGGCAGCTGCGGCTGCTGAGGTGTTAACCGATGCGGGCTTCCGAGTTCCGCAAGATATATCCCTAGTGGGATTTGACGATGTGTTGTTTGCGCGTTACCTGACGCCTTCCCTCACCACCGTCAATTTTCCAATTGAACAGATGAGTGTGGAAGCAGTTCAGCTCACTATTCAAAAGTTACATAAGAATAAGCAGGACGTGAATTTCCGACTTTCTCCGAAATTGGTGATTCGAGATTCCGTAAACCTCTTACCAACGACTCTATAA